From a single Cyclobacterium marinum DSM 745 genomic region:
- a CDS encoding DUF4199 domain-containing protein, protein MKKYLIEIKWGLIFAFMGLIWMFIERSVGLHDRFIAHHATYTNFIAIPAILIYVLGLLEKRKVYYGGKMTYWQGVKTGLLITLVVTILTPLTQWITLSIITPDYFENVISYAVNSGKMPQQEANDYFNFKSYLIQSILGAPIMGIVTSGMVAAFTVKR, encoded by the coding sequence ATGAAAAAGTATCTCATTGAAATTAAGTGGGGTTTAATCTTTGCCTTTATGGGCTTAATTTGGATGTTTATCGAACGCTCCGTAGGCTTGCATGACAGGTTCATTGCTCATCATGCTACTTATACTAATTTTATTGCAATTCCTGCCATTCTCATTTATGTATTGGGTTTATTGGAAAAAAGAAAGGTCTACTACGGGGGCAAAATGACCTACTGGCAGGGAGTCAAAACCGGTTTGCTGATTACACTGGTAGTCACCATTCTTACCCCACTTACCCAGTGGATTACACTCTCCATCATCACGCCTGACTATTTTGAAAACGTCATTTCTTATGCAGTAAACTCCGGTAAAATGCCCCAGCAAGAGGCCAATGATTATTTTAATTTCAAAAGTTACCTGATTCAAAGTATTCTAGGGGCACCAATCATGGGCATTGTTACTTCAGGAATGGTGGCTGCTTTTACTGTGAAGCGATAG
- a CDS encoding DUF1501 domain-containing protein has translation MCNHHKKHWFRAYPDLHELEKKIDRRHFLTKTAMGMGGLALASLFSNDGLMAKGMETMLGSGLPGLPHHAPKAKRIIYLFQSGGPSQLDLFDYKPGLSDRHGQDLPESIRGGQRLTGMSANQSIFPVAQSSFKFQQYGKSRTWVSELMPHMAEVVDELCFIKSMITEQINHDPAITFMQTGHQLPGRPSMGAWLSYGLGSENQNLPGFVVLVSKDAVRDQPLYARLWGNGFLPSQHQGVQFRSGKDPVLFLSNPENYDGHDRKEMLDYLKDLNGIQYDTYGDPEINARIAQYEMAFRMQTSVPEVSDMSDEPDWVFDLYGESSRDPGTYAANCLLARKLIEKDVKFVQLYHQGWDQHGNLPNGIKNQCAKTDQASAALIKDLKQRGLLEDTLVVWGGEFGRTVYSQGTLTADNYGRDHHPRCFTMWMAGAGVKPGFTYGETDDFGYNVTKDPVHVHDFHASLMHLFGVDHEKLIFKHQGRRYRLTDVAGNVVNGLFT, from the coding sequence ATGTGCAATCACCATAAAAAACATTGGTTTCGTGCTTATCCGGACCTTCATGAGCTGGAGAAAAAGATAGACCGAAGGCATTTTCTTACCAAAACAGCCATGGGTATGGGTGGACTCGCATTGGCTTCTTTGTTTTCTAATGATGGGCTTATGGCCAAAGGAATGGAGACCATGCTGGGATCAGGATTGCCGGGACTTCCACATCATGCGCCTAAAGCCAAGCGAATTATTTATCTTTTTCAAAGTGGAGGACCTTCACAGTTGGATCTTTTTGATTATAAGCCAGGCCTAAGTGATAGGCATGGACAAGACCTTCCGGAGTCCATCCGTGGAGGTCAGCGCCTAACCGGTATGAGTGCCAATCAAAGCATTTTTCCTGTAGCCCAATCCAGTTTTAAGTTTCAGCAGTATGGGAAGAGTCGGACATGGGTGAGTGAACTGATGCCACATATGGCCGAAGTGGTCGATGAGCTTTGTTTTATTAAATCCATGATTACAGAACAGATTAATCATGATCCGGCCATTACATTTATGCAAACCGGACACCAATTGCCGGGAAGGCCTTCGATGGGAGCTTGGCTATCCTATGGTCTAGGATCTGAAAATCAAAACTTGCCGGGTTTTGTCGTCCTTGTGTCCAAAGATGCAGTGAGGGATCAGCCCTTGTATGCAAGACTTTGGGGCAATGGGTTTTTGCCTTCCCAGCATCAAGGGGTTCAATTCAGGTCAGGAAAAGACCCTGTGCTCTTCTTGAGCAACCCGGAGAACTATGACGGACATGATCGAAAGGAAATGTTGGATTACCTTAAGGACTTGAATGGCATCCAGTATGATACCTATGGGGATCCTGAGATAAATGCAAGAATTGCCCAATACGAAATGGCTTTCCGCATGCAAACCTCAGTGCCTGAAGTATCGGATATGTCTGATGAACCTGATTGGGTTTTTGATTTGTACGGTGAGTCAAGTAGGGATCCCGGGACCTATGCAGCCAATTGTCTTTTGGCCAGGAAGCTAATAGAAAAGGATGTGAAGTTTGTACAGCTTTACCATCAGGGATGGGACCAGCATGGCAACTTACCCAATGGTATAAAAAATCAATGTGCCAAAACGGATCAGGCAAGTGCGGCATTGATTAAGGATCTTAAGCAAAGAGGATTGCTTGAAGATACATTGGTAGTTTGGGGAGGAGAGTTTGGAAGAACGGTATACAGTCAGGGAACATTAACGGCTGATAATTATGGCAGGGATCACCACCCCCGGTGCTTTACCATGTGGATGGCAGGGGCAGGAGTGAAGCCGGGCTTTACCTATGGTGAAACAGATGATTTTGGATACAATGTCACCAAAGATCCGGTACATGTGCATGATTTTCATGCCAGCTTGATGCACCTTTTTGGTGTCGATCATGAAAAATTGATTTTCAAGCATCAAGGAAGAAGGTACCGGCTTACTGATGTGGCAGGGAATGTGGTCAATGGGCTTTTTACCTGA
- a CDS encoding transporter, which produces MRKLLTIAGLLFCTIGELLAQNLDLHFNLGYFTIGDQRAIELPSVGINANLGFFYQLNNQWSMGVSLNRSWNNYCRESMAGTPIMVMPLPLEGTLTSDHFSFMVNRKIALPFSILLEGGVGIGMFVDRNNYYAPVYFNEDKQEYRGFFLIDEYSQGITFPAQFSLRKEFYNKWSIGIQGAVYYDQFFKRRGKYFGPRLGFFL; this is translated from the coding sequence ATGAGAAAGCTTTTAACAATAGCCGGCCTTTTGTTTTGTACTATAGGTGAGCTATTAGCCCAAAATTTAGACCTGCATTTTAACCTCGGCTATTTTACAATTGGCGATCAAAGGGCCATAGAGTTACCAAGTGTCGGCATTAATGCAAACCTAGGGTTTTTCTATCAATTAAATAATCAATGGTCCATGGGTGTTTCTCTTAATCGTTCTTGGAACAATTATTGTCGAGAATCGATGGCCGGAACACCGATAATGGTAATGCCACTTCCACTTGAAGGGACACTTACTTCGGATCATTTTTCATTTATGGTCAATAGAAAAATAGCACTACCATTTTCTATTTTGCTAGAGGGAGGAGTTGGAATAGGCATGTTCGTGGATCGGAATAATTACTATGCACCGGTATATTTCAATGAGGACAAACAAGAATACCGCGGTTTTTTTCTTATAGACGAATATTCACAAGGCATAACTTTTCCTGCTCAATTTAGTTTGCGGAAGGAATTTTACAACAAATGGAGTATAGGAATTCAGGGGGCCGTCTATTATGATCAGTTTTTTAAAAGGAGAGGAAAGTACTTTGGCCCTAGGTTAGGGTTTTTTCTTTAA
- a CDS encoding VOC family protein, which translates to MNSKVNPVNWFEIYVEDMERAKKFYSQVLDQTLEEMKVPEGAGDLRMVCFPYVDGGINASGALVKSSEMKPGTGGTLIYFSCKDCAVEQSRIAAAGGQVVQPKFQIGEHGYCAIGMDTEGNTFGLYSM; encoded by the coding sequence ATGAACTCAAAAGTAAATCCCGTAAATTGGTTTGAAATTTATGTCGAGGACATGGAGCGGGCCAAGAAATTTTATAGCCAAGTATTAGACCAAACCTTAGAGGAAATGAAAGTACCGGAAGGAGCAGGAGACCTAAGAATGGTTTGTTTCCCATATGTTGATGGTGGGATTAATGCATCAGGGGCATTGGTAAAATCAAGCGAAATGAAGCCCGGAACCGGAGGTACACTGATCTATTTTTCTTGTAAAGACTGTGCTGTCGAACAAAGTAGAATAGCAGCAGCAGGAGGTCAAGTGGTTCAGCCTAAATTTCAAATTGGAGAGCATGGCTACTGTGCAATAGGTATGGATACCGAAGGAAATACCTTTGGATTGTATTCGATGTAA
- a CDS encoding quinone oxidoreductase family protein: MKQATIVEYGPANKAFKIQEASSLVPKENEVQIEVEGFGLNYADVMARNGLYKEAPKLPFVPGYEVVGKVKKAGAKVPVALEGKRVVAFTRFGGYATEALADYKALGVISEEISGGEACALATQYCTAYYMSHYFQQVRKGEIALIHACAGGVGTALTQLCQLKGVTVVGLCSTTEKMDYLRDLKVDYPINYKETDYKDWIKKNLGKRSIDHVFNAVAGNSFKRDLKLLNYGGKLFCFGGAARSGQKDNLVNDLSFLLKTGFISPLFMMMKAQAVIGVNMLRFADHKVEVIGTCLNELIMLYENKKIAPKVGGNYSIENLAEAHASLESGKSTGKIYVHW; this comes from the coding sequence ATGAAACAGGCAACAATAGTTGAATATGGACCTGCTAACAAGGCTTTCAAAATTCAAGAAGCCTCTTCTCTTGTACCTAAGGAAAATGAGGTACAAATTGAGGTGGAAGGTTTTGGATTAAATTATGCTGATGTGATGGCAAGAAATGGACTGTATAAAGAAGCCCCTAAATTGCCTTTTGTTCCCGGATATGAAGTCGTAGGGAAAGTAAAAAAAGCTGGTGCCAAAGTACCGGTTGCTCTGGAAGGAAAGCGAGTGGTGGCTTTTACTCGATTTGGGGGATATGCAACTGAAGCTTTGGCTGATTACAAGGCTTTAGGCGTAATTTCGGAAGAAATTTCTGGTGGAGAAGCCTGTGCATTAGCCACCCAATATTGCACAGCATACTATATGAGCCATTATTTTCAACAGGTCCGGAAGGGGGAAATTGCCCTGATTCATGCCTGCGCGGGAGGAGTAGGTACAGCACTTACCCAGTTGTGTCAATTAAAAGGTGTGACAGTAGTCGGCCTATGTAGTACCACTGAAAAAATGGATTACTTAAGAGATTTAAAAGTAGATTATCCCATCAATTATAAAGAGACAGACTATAAAGATTGGATCAAAAAAAACTTAGGTAAACGATCTATAGATCATGTTTTTAATGCTGTAGCAGGAAATAGTTTCAAAAGAGATTTAAAGCTACTGAATTATGGTGGCAAGCTATTTTGTTTTGGTGGTGCCGCCAGAAGTGGGCAAAAAGACAACCTGGTCAATGACCTTTCTTTTTTATTAAAAACCGGTTTTATTAGTCCACTTTTCATGATGATGAAAGCACAGGCAGTAATCGGGGTGAATATGTTGCGCTTTGCAGACCATAAGGTGGAAGTAATCGGCACTTGCTTGAATGAACTTATCATGCTATATGAAAACAAAAAAATAGCTCCTAAAGTGGGAGGAAATTATTCTATTGAAAATTTAGCTGAGGCCCATGCTTCGCTGGAATCAGGAAAAAGTACAGGCAAAATTTATGTACATTGGTAA
- a CDS encoding DUF1553 domain-containing protein, with amino-acid sequence MSIRWIHLFLVILAFSCQPSLPEPIAQEMEKLPEQVDFNIHVKPILSDNCFSCHGPDEAAREAGMRLDLPKAAYTATKESGKIPISPGKLKQSEVFHRIISEDPNFQMPTPESHLTLTNRQKAILIKWIQSGAAYRPHWAFITPELPKIPAPKIQNWSMKPIDLFVGQQLFEHGFEPSPPASKELLLRRLSLDITGLPPSLEELDAFLADSSENAYEKQVDRLLKSAHYGEQMALYWMDLARFADTHGYTVDRFRDMSPWRDWVIDAYNQNMPYDQFITEQLAGDQLPNPTKNQKLATAFNRIHPQNMEGGIVQEEFRVEYVADRTNTLGKAFMALSLECARCHDHKFDPISQKEYFQLSSFFNQVDEAGQISWDNAMPVPTMLWTDEQKGNLLKMLKADISQAEKALSAIKIEELAKFEAWINNESYRNTRFFNPSQSLLSHFDFDKTPLQDNMNSKVQGIMESNGEKSKQPELVEGYKGKAASLNGDSWLKMGGVGSFSKDQPFSVGIWVNIPSDLENGVIFHTGNGAVLFNRRGYHLYLKDNKLEMILAHTAPYNVISNLTIEGIPRDQWVHLLMTYDGSSKAAGIKTYANGKLMPAEMSRDNLYKDILFNGNNQAGIQVGAVWRGRGLKGAAVDELQIFNKELTPLEILDWLQPEEFAQLISKNPTELSAADKKAFEAFYWHNVSKKYQYQLKVVEKARSEHTAEVEPVQEVMVMEDMDPPRPTYILERGEYAAHGEKVDAGTPESILPMPEDYPKNRLGLAQWLADPKHPLTARVAVNRLWQQFFGKGLVATSSDFGNQGEMPSHPELLDWLAVTFRTSGWDVKKLQKMILMSATYRQSSLAGKDLQEKDPDNTWLARGPSGRMAGEMIRDNALFASSMLGKTIGGPSVKPYQPEGLWSVNGGQYVEDTGENLFRRSLYTLWKRSVPNPTLHIFDAPERSEATIKRQETNTPLQALVLMNDPIYVEIAKVMGMQIASEQDTGKAIQNAFRKLTGRFPKDAELAVLLRLKEAELEKFKKSPEKMAGWLNTGAYLVKENPDQYEWAANTVVASAILNADATITKR; translated from the coding sequence ATGTCGATTAGATGGATACATTTATTTTTGGTAATATTGGCTTTCTCCTGTCAGCCCAGTTTGCCGGAGCCTATAGCTCAGGAAATGGAAAAACTTCCGGAGCAGGTGGATTTTAATATCCATGTGAAGCCCATTTTATCTGACAATTGCTTTTCATGCCATGGTCCCGATGAGGCAGCAAGGGAAGCAGGAATGAGACTAGACCTTCCTAAGGCTGCTTATACAGCCACAAAGGAAAGTGGTAAAATTCCTATTAGTCCCGGGAAATTGAAGCAAAGTGAAGTTTTTCACCGGATCATCTCAGAAGATCCCAATTTCCAAATGCCTACCCCTGAGTCTCACTTAACTTTAACCAATAGACAAAAAGCCATCCTTATAAAATGGATCCAATCAGGGGCTGCATATCGCCCCCATTGGGCATTCATTACGCCGGAACTACCGAAAATTCCGGCCCCAAAGATCCAAAATTGGTCCATGAAACCCATTGACCTCTTTGTGGGTCAGCAACTTTTTGAACATGGATTTGAACCCAGTCCCCCTGCTTCCAAAGAATTACTTTTGAGAAGGTTAAGTTTAGATATAACCGGGTTGCCTCCATCTCTGGAAGAATTAGATGCCTTTCTGGCAGACAGTTCGGAAAATGCCTATGAAAAACAAGTAGACCGTTTGTTAAAGTCAGCCCATTATGGAGAGCAGATGGCCTTGTACTGGATGGATCTTGCCAGGTTTGCCGATACCCATGGCTATACCGTAGATAGATTTCGAGACATGTCCCCCTGGCGCGATTGGGTGATAGATGCTTACAATCAAAACATGCCTTATGATCAGTTTATCACTGAGCAGTTGGCAGGTGATCAATTGCCAAATCCTACAAAAAATCAAAAGTTGGCCACTGCTTTTAATCGCATTCATCCTCAAAATATGGAGGGCGGGATTGTTCAGGAGGAGTTCAGGGTAGAATACGTCGCAGACAGAACAAATACCCTAGGCAAAGCTTTTATGGCCCTAAGTCTAGAATGTGCAAGGTGTCATGACCACAAGTTTGACCCCATAAGCCAAAAGGAATACTTCCAGCTTAGCAGTTTTTTCAATCAAGTGGATGAAGCAGGACAGATTTCCTGGGACAATGCAATGCCTGTACCCACCATGCTTTGGACAGATGAACAAAAAGGCAACTTGCTAAAGATGTTAAAGGCTGATATTAGCCAGGCAGAAAAGGCCTTGTCCGCTATAAAAATTGAAGAGCTGGCCAAATTTGAAGCTTGGATCAATAATGAATCCTATAGAAATACTCGCTTTTTCAATCCATCTCAATCCTTACTTTCTCATTTTGATTTTGACAAAACTCCTTTGCAAGATAACATGAACTCCAAGGTTCAGGGAATTATGGAAAGCAACGGAGAAAAAAGCAAACAGCCCGAATTGGTAGAAGGGTATAAAGGTAAAGCAGCTTCTTTAAACGGCGATTCATGGTTGAAGATGGGGGGAGTGGGTAGTTTTTCAAAAGACCAACCCTTCAGCGTTGGTATATGGGTGAATATCCCCTCGGACTTAGAAAATGGAGTGATTTTCCATACCGGAAATGGAGCGGTATTGTTCAATAGACGTGGTTATCACCTGTATTTGAAGGACAACAAATTGGAAATGATTCTTGCGCACACGGCCCCATACAATGTGATAAGTAATTTGACGATTGAAGGGATCCCAAGAGATCAGTGGGTTCATTTGCTGATGACCTATGATGGCTCCTCTAAGGCAGCTGGAATAAAGACCTATGCCAATGGAAAATTGATGCCTGCTGAAATGTCCAGGGACAACTTGTACAAAGACATTCTGTTTAATGGAAATAACCAGGCAGGAATTCAAGTGGGAGCAGTATGGAGAGGAAGAGGGCTAAAAGGTGCTGCTGTGGATGAGCTTCAAATATTCAATAAGGAATTAACTCCTTTAGAAATTCTAGATTGGTTACAACCTGAAGAATTTGCTCAGCTGATCAGTAAAAATCCCACCGAATTAAGTGCAGCAGACAAAAAAGCATTTGAAGCTTTCTATTGGCACAATGTATCAAAAAAGTATCAATATCAATTGAAGGTAGTAGAAAAAGCCAGAAGCGAACATACTGCTGAGGTTGAGCCAGTGCAAGAAGTAATGGTAATGGAGGACATGGATCCGCCGAGACCCACTTATATTTTGGAGCGAGGAGAATATGCTGCCCATGGTGAGAAAGTGGATGCCGGCACACCTGAGTCCATTCTGCCCATGCCGGAAGATTATCCAAAAAACCGGCTAGGCCTGGCCCAGTGGTTGGCAGATCCAAAACATCCACTGACTGCAAGAGTGGCAGTAAACCGCCTTTGGCAGCAATTCTTTGGCAAAGGCTTGGTCGCAACCTCTTCAGATTTTGGGAATCAGGGAGAAATGCCCAGTCATCCGGAATTATTAGATTGGTTGGCAGTAACCTTCAGGACCTCCGGTTGGGATGTAAAAAAATTGCAGAAAATGATATTGATGTCTGCCACTTATAGACAGTCCTCTCTGGCCGGAAAAGATTTACAGGAAAAGGATCCAGACAATACTTGGTTGGCCAGAGGCCCTTCAGGAAGGATGGCAGGGGAAATGATCAGAGACAATGCGCTTTTTGCAAGCAGTATGCTGGGGAAAACAATAGGAGGGCCAAGTGTCAAACCATACCAACCCGAAGGATTATGGTCTGTAAATGGTGGACAATATGTAGAAGATACCGGTGAAAATCTGTTCAGGAGAAGTTTATATACCTTATGGAAGCGTTCTGTACCTAATCCCACCTTGCATATATTTGATGCGCCGGAAAGATCAGAAGCGACTATTAAAAGACAGGAAACGAACACCCCCCTTCAAGCTTTGGTGCTAATGAACGATCCAATTTATGTGGAAATTGCAAAAGTGATGGGCATGCAGATAGCTTCTGAACAGGACACCGGCAAGGCCATTCAAAATGCTTTTCGAAAGCTTACAGGAAGGTTTCCCAAAGATGCAGAACTGGCTGTTTTATTACGTTTAAAGGAAGCGGAACTAGAAAAATTTAAAAAATCTCCTGAAAAAATGGCCGGTTGGCTTAACACCGGAGCTTATCTGGTTAAAGAAAACCCTGACCAGTATGAGTGGGCGGCCAATACAGTAGTAGCTAGTGCCATACTCAACGCTGACGCTACCATCACCAAAAGATAA
- a CDS encoding DUF2254 domain-containing protein: MKKLLFWWSKLKSTFWFVPVWIIILGIALPFWLVYLDSMQAVDPKGAWKYLFPGSPDAAKNILSTIAGAMIGVAGTVFSITLVALTLASNQFGPRLIKNFMYDRINQTVLGTYVSLFIYCLIVLNTVKDTDEFEFTPVISVFFALVMTLANIVLLIVFIHHVANSIQADNIIGKISKNLSQNLKTLFPEEIGEAADSNFDLEKIRSNYSYNLSLKSDKEGYLQYVDGDRLMEEVLEKDLYLELYFRPGDYVFPGKEMGKLYSYSKLKEEELKTIQKSFLTGKTRTSEQDAEHAIHQMVEIAARALSPGVNDPYTAIACIDNLSNTIAYLTTVKFPSPYRLGKDNRLRIYANPLTFEGMMGAAFNAIRQYAKGNPPVIIHLMAAMATLSDFTEDKQQKQIINKHAKMILNLAKTSIDEESDLQDLQKRYDAINGLKK, encoded by the coding sequence ATGAAGAAATTGCTTTTCTGGTGGTCTAAACTTAAGTCTACATTTTGGTTTGTACCTGTATGGATTATTATTTTAGGCATTGCCCTTCCCTTTTGGCTTGTATATTTAGACAGTATGCAGGCGGTTGATCCCAAGGGCGCGTGGAAGTATTTATTTCCCGGCAGTCCGGATGCGGCCAAAAATATTCTCAGCACAATTGCCGGCGCCATGATTGGGGTAGCAGGAACTGTATTTTCGATTACTTTGGTGGCCCTTACACTGGCAAGTAATCAATTTGGTCCTAGATTGATCAAAAATTTTATGTATGACCGGATTAACCAAACAGTTTTAGGGACATACGTTTCTTTATTTATTTACTGTTTGATTGTGTTAAACACGGTAAAGGATACAGATGAATTTGAGTTTACACCAGTTATTTCAGTCTTTTTTGCCTTGGTTATGACCTTGGCAAATATTGTTTTACTTATTGTTTTTATCCACCATGTGGCCAATAGCATACAAGCCGACAATATCATAGGTAAAATTTCAAAAAATCTTTCCCAAAACTTAAAAACACTATTTCCGGAAGAAATAGGGGAAGCTGCAGACTCAAATTTCGATTTGGAGAAAATTAGATCCAACTACTCCTATAATCTATCTTTAAAAAGTGATAAAGAAGGCTATTTGCAATATGTCGATGGAGACCGGCTGATGGAGGAGGTTTTAGAGAAGGACCTCTACTTAGAACTTTATTTTCGCCCGGGTGATTACGTTTTTCCCGGTAAGGAAATGGGAAAGCTTTATTCCTATAGCAAGCTAAAAGAAGAAGAGTTAAAAACTATTCAAAAAAGCTTTTTAACGGGAAAAACCCGAACATCGGAACAGGATGCGGAACATGCCATTCATCAAATGGTGGAAATAGCAGCCAGGGCGCTGTCCCCGGGCGTAAATGATCCTTATACCGCCATTGCATGCATTGATAATTTAAGCAACACCATTGCCTACCTTACCACCGTAAAATTTCCCTCTCCATATCGGCTGGGAAAGGACAATCGGTTGAGGATTTATGCCAACCCCCTGACCTTTGAAGGAATGATGGGAGCTGCCTTCAATGCCATCCGCCAATACGCCAAAGGGAACCCACCTGTGATTATCCATTTGATGGCGGCCATGGCCACTCTTTCTGATTTTACTGAAGACAAACAACAGAAGCAAATAATAAATAAACACGCCAAAATGATCCTGAATTTGGCCAAAACCTCCATCGATGAGGAGTCAGACCTTCAAGATCTACAAAAAAGATATGACGCCATCAATGGCTTGAAAAAATAA
- a CDS encoding alanine racemase, with translation MKNILNRRKFLQYSGIAGSAALLTGKAFAKPYRPEKEHEIGLSKWELETPSLCLDLDIMEENLKKVHINLQGTGIGVRPHTKTHKCPALAKLQMEAGAVGVCTAKLAESQVMLENGISEVLMTGVNIGKGKIRKAMQLRKAHKGFIQAVDNKQNAQDLQDAAKEAGVVADVVVDLDVIRRSGVPTGLPALELAQLVDQLPNLSFKGILAYDGGAQHIKGFQKRKERTIQTFGPVSETYAMMKKSGLNMEIFSGAGTGTYNMMDDVPGFTDVQVGSYLFMDTQYMAIGSKTNESLYDDFDPALTVLATVINTNHPNRLITDSGAKALTINKPSGQVIGETGFNYNAGSDEYGTVTFESSNKTYKTGDILEVIVPHCDPVVNLYDRIYGIRNGKVAEILPILGRGQSR, from the coding sequence ATGAAAAATATTTTAAACCGTAGAAAATTTTTACAATACTCCGGAATCGCAGGATCTGCTGCTTTATTGACCGGAAAAGCTTTTGCTAAACCTTACAGGCCTGAAAAGGAGCATGAAATAGGCCTTTCAAAGTGGGAATTGGAGACGCCTTCTTTGTGTCTGGATTTGGACATTATGGAAGAGAACCTTAAAAAGGTTCATATAAACCTTCAAGGAACAGGGATTGGTGTAAGGCCACATACCAAAACCCACAAATGCCCTGCCCTAGCAAAACTTCAAATGGAAGCCGGAGCGGTAGGTGTGTGTACGGCCAAACTTGCTGAATCTCAAGTGATGCTGGAAAATGGAATTTCAGAGGTGCTTATGACAGGAGTGAACATTGGTAAAGGAAAAATCCGGAAGGCCATGCAATTGCGTAAAGCCCATAAAGGATTTATCCAGGCCGTAGATAACAAACAAAACGCCCAAGACTTACAGGATGCTGCCAAGGAGGCGGGGGTTGTCGCTGATGTAGTGGTTGATTTGGATGTAATTAGGCGATCAGGAGTTCCTACCGGTTTGCCGGCACTTGAGTTGGCACAATTGGTAGATCAACTTCCAAATTTGAGTTTTAAAGGGATTTTGGCCTATGATGGTGGGGCACAACATATTAAAGGTTTTCAAAAGAGAAAGGAAAGAACCATCCAAACCTTTGGTCCTGTATCTGAGACCTATGCAATGATGAAAAAATCCGGTTTGAATATGGAGATTTTTAGTGGTGCAGGTACCGGTACATACAATATGATGGATGATGTACCCGGGTTTACCGACGTTCAGGTTGGTAGTTATTTGTTTATGGATACGCAATACATGGCCATTGGCAGTAAAACCAATGAAAGTTTGTATGATGATTTTGATCCGGCACTTACAGTCTTGGCAACTGTGATCAATACCAATCATCCTAATCGACTGATAACGGACTCGGGTGCGAAAGCTTTAACGATTAATAAGCCGAGTGGCCAGGTGATTGGCGAAACAGGTTTTAACTATAATGCCGGTTCAGATGAATACGGAACAGTAACTTTTGAAAGCTCCAATAAAACTTACAAAACGGGTGATATTCTGGAAGTAATTGTTCCTCATTGTGATCCTGTTGTGAATTTATACGACCGCATCTACGGTATTCGCAATGGAAAAGTAGCCGAGATTTTGCCTATTTTAGGAAGGGGACAATCTCGGTAA
- a CDS encoding outer membrane beta-barrel protein, whose product MKKFVIVIFLNLVVSVTFAQQYDKAIYAGVFSPTSFGNYSKGTLGPSYGIKFDYHFNEKFALSSNYMFGRFNHTSDRNGLKIRENTNLFYLTFQKKFPLKKGWSLAVGTGIGYYLEYSSDEIDQATQITEFYRDFIMPLELNFSKNIGENLFAGVKTGLFITPFYSIGAFHLGPEIRYRF is encoded by the coding sequence ATGAAGAAATTTGTAATTGTTATTTTTCTCAATTTGGTAGTATCAGTCACTTTTGCGCAGCAATATGATAAGGCTATTTATGCGGGTGTATTTTCACCAACAAGTTTTGGGAACTACTCCAAAGGAACACTTGGACCCTCTTACGGGATAAAGTTTGACTATCATTTCAATGAAAAATTTGCCTTGTCTTCCAATTATATGTTTGGACGCTTCAATCATACTTCTGATAGAAATGGCTTAAAAATCCGGGAGAACACAAACCTTTTTTACCTTACTTTTCAAAAAAAATTTCCGTTAAAAAAAGGATGGTCGCTGGCTGTGGGCACAGGTATTGGGTACTATCTGGAGTACAGCAGTGATGAAATCGATCAGGCTACGCAAATCACTGAATTCTACAGAGATTTTATAATGCCTTTGGAATTAAATTTCAGTAAAAATATCGGAGAAAATCTTTTTGCCGGAGTAAAAACAGGCTTATTTATTACTCCCTTCTACAGCATTGGCGCATTTCATTTAGGTCCGGAAATACGGTACCGTTTTTAA